A genomic stretch from Streptococcus oralis includes:
- a CDS encoding endonuclease/exonuclease/phosphatase family protein — protein MKFLTLNTHSWMEKEAEEKFQLLLQDILEKDYDLICFQEINQEITLPEVEVDHLYQALPAAEPIHQDHYVRLLVEKLSEKGKNYYWTWAYNHIGYDRYHEGVAILSKTPIKAREILVSDVDDPTDYHTRRVALAETEVEGKELALASVHLSWWDKGFQEEWARFEAVLKGLNKPLILAGDFNNPAGQEGYQAILASPLDLQDAFEVAKERSGSYTVPPEIDGWKGNTEPLRIDYVFTTKELEVESLHVVFDGQNSPQVSDHYGLNAVLNWK, from the coding sequence ATGAAATTTTTAACACTCAATACCCACAGTTGGATGGAGAAGGAAGCAGAAGAAAAATTCCAGCTCTTGCTCCAGGATATTCTTGAAAAAGACTATGATTTGATTTGCTTCCAAGAAATCAATCAAGAAATTACTTTGCCTGAGGTAGAGGTTGATCATCTTTATCAAGCTTTACCAGCGGCAGAACCCATTCATCAAGACCACTATGTGAGACTTTTAGTTGAAAAATTGTCTGAGAAAGGGAAGAATTACTACTGGACTTGGGCTTACAATCATATCGGCTATGACCGCTACCATGAAGGTGTGGCAATCTTATCTAAAACGCCTATTAAGGCGCGTGAAATTTTAGTGTCTGATGTAGATGACCCAACGGACTACCATACTCGCCGTGTCGCCTTGGCAGAGACAGAGGTTGAAGGCAAGGAGCTTGCTCTTGCAAGCGTCCATCTCTCTTGGTGGGATAAAGGTTTCCAGGAAGAATGGGCTCGATTTGAGGCTGTGCTGAAAGGTTTGAACAAACCTCTGATTTTAGCAGGTGATTTTAATAATCCAGCTGGTCAGGAAGGCTACCAAGCGATTTTAGCTAGTCCACTGGATTTGCAAGATGCTTTTGAAGTTGCTAAGGAGAGAAGCGGTAGCTATACCGTTCCACCAGAAATTGATGGTTGGAAAGGAAATACCGAACCACTTCGAATTGATTATGTCTTTACGACAAAAGAGCTGGAAGTCGAAAGTTTGCATGTGGTTTTTGATGGTCAGAATAGTCCACAAGTCAGCGACCACTATGGTTTGAACGCGGTATTAAATTGGAAATAA
- a CDS encoding PTS transporter subunit IIBC — MMKATFKNVLSFEFWQKFGKALMVVIAVMPAAGLMISIGKSLAMIDPNLAPLVITGGVLEQIGWGVIGNLHILFALAIGGSWAKERAGGAFAAGLAFILINRITGTIFGVTSDMLKNPEAMVTTLFGGSIKVADYFISVLEAPALNMGVFVGIISGFVGATAFNKYYNYRKLPDALSFFNGKRFVPFVVILRSAIAAILLAAFWPVVQTGINSFGIWIANSQETAPVLAPFLYGTLERLLLPFGLHHMLTIPMNYTALGGTYDILTGAAKGTQVFGQDPLWLAWVTDLVNLKGSNADQYQHLLTTITPARFKVGQMIGSFGILMGVIVAIYRNVDADKKHQYKGMMIATALATFLTGVTEPIEYMFMFIATPLYLVYALVQGAAFAMADIVHLRMHSFGSIEFLTRTPLAINAGLGMDIINFIWVTVLFAVIMYFIANFMIKKFNYATPGRNGNYETAEGASEDAAPGETKVAAASQAVNIINLLGGRANIVDVDACMTRLRVTVKDADRVGTEEEWKAEGAMGLVMKGQGVQAIYGPKADVLKSDIQDILDSGEVIPETLPSQMTEAQQNTVHFKGVTEEVYSVADGQVIALEQVKDPVFAQKMMGDGFAVEPANGNIVSPVSGTVSSIFPTKHALGLVTEAGLEVLVHIGLDTVSLEGKPFTVHVSEGQKVAAGDLLVTADLDAIRAAGRETSTVVVFTNGDVLKSVKLEQTGSLVAKTAVAKVEL; from the coding sequence ATGATGAAAGCTACATTCAAAAATGTCTTGTCTTTCGAGTTTTGGCAGAAATTCGGTAAGGCTTTGATGGTGGTTATTGCTGTTATGCCAGCCGCTGGATTGATGATTTCAATCGGTAAGTCACTTGCAATGATTGACCCAAACCTTGCTCCCCTAGTTATTACTGGTGGCGTACTAGAGCAAATTGGTTGGGGGGTTATCGGTAACCTTCATATTTTGTTTGCCCTCGCTATTGGAGGAAGCTGGGCTAAAGAGCGCGCTGGTGGTGCTTTCGCCGCTGGTCTTGCCTTCATCTTGATTAACCGTATCACTGGTACTATCTTTGGAGTTACAAGTGATATGCTGAAAAACCCTGAGGCTATGGTCACTACTCTCTTTGGAGGCTCAATCAAAGTTGCTGATTACTTCATCAGTGTTCTTGAAGCACCAGCATTGAACATGGGTGTTTTTGTAGGGATTATCTCTGGTTTTGTAGGGGCAACTGCCTTTAACAAATACTACAACTACCGTAAACTTCCAGACGCACTTTCATTCTTCAACGGGAAACGTTTTGTACCGTTTGTTGTTATTCTTCGTTCAGCAATCGCTGCAATTCTACTTGCTGCTTTCTGGCCAGTAGTTCAAACAGGTATCAATAGCTTTGGTATCTGGATTGCCAACTCACAAGAAACTGCGCCAGTTCTCGCACCATTCTTGTATGGTACCTTGGAACGTTTGCTCTTGCCATTTGGTCTTCACCATATGTTGACTATCCCAATGAACTACACAGCTCTTGGTGGTACTTATGACATTTTAACTGGTGCAGCTAAAGGTACTCAAGTATTTGGTCAAGACCCACTATGGCTTGCATGGGTAACAGACCTTGTTAACCTTAAAGGTTCAAATGCTGACCAATACCAACACCTTCTTACAACTATCACTCCAGCTCGTTTCAAAGTTGGTCAAATGATCGGTTCATTCGGTATCTTGATGGGTGTCATCGTTGCTATCTACCGCAATGTTGATGCTGACAAGAAACACCAATACAAGGGTATGATGATTGCGACAGCCCTTGCAACATTCTTGACAGGGGTTACTGAACCTATCGAGTATATGTTTATGTTTATCGCAACGCCTCTTTACCTAGTGTATGCTCTTGTTCAAGGTGCTGCCTTTGCTATGGCGGATATTGTTCACCTTCGTATGCACTCATTCGGTTCAATTGAATTCTTGACTCGTACTCCGCTAGCTATCAACGCTGGTCTTGGTATGGATATTATTAACTTTATCTGGGTAACTGTCCTCTTTGCAGTGATCATGTACTTCATCGCGAACTTCATGATTAAGAAATTCAACTATGCAACTCCAGGACGTAACGGAAACTATGAAACTGCTGAAGGAGCATCAGAAGATGCAGCTCCAGGTGAAACAAAAGTTGCCGCTGCTTCTCAAGCTGTAAATATCATTAACCTTCTTGGTGGTCGTGCAAACATTGTAGATGTAGATGCATGTATGACTCGTCTTCGTGTAACTGTTAAGGATGCAGATCGCGTTGGTACTGAGGAAGAATGGAAAGCAGAAGGAGCTATGGGACTTGTCATGAAAGGACAAGGTGTCCAAGCTATCTATGGACCAAAAGCTGACGTGTTGAAATCTGATATCCAAGATATCCTTGACTCAGGTGAAGTAATTCCTGAAACTCTTCCAAGTCAAATGACAGAAGCTCAACAAAATACTGTACATTTTAAAGGTGTAACTGAGGAAGTCTACTCAGTAGCTGACGGTCAAGTCATTGCCTTGGAACAAGTGAAAGACCCAGTTTTTGCTCAAAAAATGATGGGTGATGGTTTTGCAGTAGAACCAGCCAATGGAAATATCGTATCTCCAGTTTCTGGTACTGTATCAAGTATCTTCCCAACAAAACACGCTCTTGGTCTTGTGACTGAAGCAGGTCTTGAAGTACTTGTTCACATCGGTTTGGATACTGTAAGCCTTGAAGGTAAACCATTCACAGTTCACGTTTCTGAAGGACAAAAGGTTGCTGCTGGTGATCTTCTTGTTACAGCTGACTTGGATGCTATCCGTGCAGCAGGTCGTGAAACTTCAACAGTGGTTGTCTTCACAAATGGAGATGTTCTCAAATCTGTTAAATTAGAACAAACTGGTTCTCTTGTAGCTAAAACAGCAGTTGCTAAAGTAGAATTGTAA